In Streptomyces paludis, the genomic stretch TGTAGTGCCAGGACACAGTGATGTTCTCGACCTGCTTCAGGTACTTCGCCAACTCGCGTGTGGACCAGTGCGAAAGGCCGGTGCCGTCCGGCGGCGTCATGCGCGTCAGCGCGATCACGCGGGCCCGCACCCGCGCGGGCACCTGTTCCCGGGCCCCGCCGGGCCGATCGCCTTCCAGCCCGGCCAGTCCGAACTCGGCATAACGCCACTTCCAGCGGTCCACCGTCGGCAGCGATACGCCAAGCAGCTCGGCAATGTCCTTGCGCCGACGGCCTTCACTCGACCACAGCACGATCCGGCCCCGCGTCGCTATGCCGGCAGGCACGTCTCGACTGTTCACCAACTCCCGCAACACGACGGCCTGTTCCGCGGAGAGCTTCATACCGAGCGACCCTGCCACAAAAGATCAAGTAACGCTGACGGAATCACGAGACACTAGGCCGAACCAACGCCTCGACTATGACATTAATTTACACGTCTGAAATATTCGACACCGACCGGGAAAATACCGCCACCAGTTACGTCAATCTATTCAAACTGGACCGGAGAATCCAGGCGAAGCCCGGTCGACCGACTCGCCGCGAGATGTAATGTCGGCCACACCGACAGCCCAGGCGGGCCACCAACCCGACGCCCTTCACCAGCACCGGAAGCACAGAAGCATCGGCGCGCGGCACTCCGGGACGCGTCACGCGATCACTGCGGAGCCATGCCCCAGAAGATGAACCAAGGCACGGCAGGTCACCTTTTCACGCCAGGTCCGAAAACGATCTCTTGCGGGTCACTCTCGCCGATGGCTACGATCTTGCGGCAGGGGGTCCACGTAAGCTGTTTAGTTGACGTGTCGATTGAGGCGAGAATACAAATCGCTGCGCCCAGGTAGCGGCGGACCCTCTCAGTCGCGAATTGATTCACGTTTTCTCATTCGATCCCAAGCGACAATGCCAACAATAAACATGAGCGCGCCGAGGGATCCTTGAACGTCGGGAGTAAATCCATGCAAACGGAAGAATACGTACTCCTACTCGGAGCGGACCAGTATCTCCGCGAACGAGCCTTCTCGGGAGCAAAACAGGCCGTTGATCTCCCCGTCTGGGCAGCCACGGAAGACCCCGTGCGCAAACCGAACCGCACGTTCGACAACATGCTGTCCGCCGATCCCAAGGACTCTGATTCCCTACTGAGGGCCATCCACGAACAATCCGCACAGGGTTGGCACCCCAGGATGATCATTCCGCTCAACGACTGGACCGTGGATTCCGCGAACACCGTGAACCGCGCCCTCGGACTGGGCGGACTGGACGCCACGACGGTGACCAATGCCCGAAACAAGTACGCGATGAAGCAGACATTTCTGGCCGCCGGCGTCCAGGCGCCTGACTCCCGACTCGTGCAGTCAGAGCAGGAGTTGCTCGACGCCATTGAGTCCGTCGGTCTGCCCGTGGTCATCAAGCCGTACGACTTCGGCGGCAGCGGCGGGGTCGTCCTGGCCACCACACGCGAGGAGGCGGTCGCCGGTCTCGCGGAGTCGAAGGCCGTCATCGCGCAGTACGGATCGTCGTTCAACATCCTCGGCGACAAGTACCTCGTCGAGCAGTTCATCGACTCCGACGAAGAGGTGTCAGTCGAGGTACTCTGCGGCGCCGGCCGCGCACAGGTGCTCGCCGTGACCGAGAAGTACCTGTCCCCCCGCCCTTGGTTCGCCGAGGTCGCGCACCTAGTGCCGAGCCACCGCACCGGAGACCCGGTGCTGACCGACCTCGCAGTACGGGCCTGTACCGCGCTGGGCATCGATCGGGGTCTTGCTCATGTGGAGATCAAGTTCGACCCGGACGGGACGGCCTGGGTGATCGAGGTGGCCGCCCGGCCGGGCGGCGACGGGATCATGGACCAGGTCGAGAGGGTGTACTCGCTGAACCCTTATCGGCTGCACGTCGGCTCGTATCTCGGCTCCGATCTTCTTGACGTCGTCGTCGGTGCGGTGCCCACCAGAACCTCGGCGATCGCGTTCCTCAAGGCCGCGCCCGGCAGGATCCAGGACATCCTCGACGGGAAACCGCTGCCGCCCGAGGTGCGGAGCATCAACATCAGTGCCAAGCAAGGGGATCTCTCACAGGCCGCCAAGAACTGGAGCACCAGGGAGGGCCTTGTGGAATTGGAATGGGACGAATTGTTCAGCGAGAAGACCCTGCTACCGGTGACCATGGCGAACGAGTTGTCCGACCAGATCTTCGTGAGCGGTGAGACGGTCAGCGAGTGACGCGGTACACCCTCTACTCCGGTCTCTACCGGTTCTTCAACGGAGTGGTGCTGCTGCTCCTGAACTGGCACATCGCCTCCTCGCAAGGGGGCGGCTATGACGCACTCGCCATCTCGACGGCGCTCTCCTTCGTACCCGCCGTCTTCGTTCCGCCGTTGATCCGCTTCTGTCCGATCGCCGGCGGAGCCAGGATGACCGCCGCAGGGCTCTCCGGGGTCTCCCTGACCCTGCTCCTGATGGCGGCCGTCTACGACCACGTGCACGTGGTCGTAGCCCTGAACTTCGTTCTGTGGATCTTCTTCTTCTTCCTGGAATCAACCTGGGAGATTTGGTTCAACGACGAAGCGTCGGGGCTCGACGACGTCGTCCTGCGCAAGCACAGTTCGCTGACGATGACCGTCAACCAGGTCGCGCTCATGGTCGGCCCGCTGTTCGCCCCGCTGTTCACTCGCGTGATCCGGGCCGAGTGGGTAGTGGTCGTCTGCGCCGTCCTCTTCGCCGCTGTCGCGGTCATGAGTCTGGGATCACACCGGACCGCCACCTCCACGGAGCAGACGCCGCAGGAGGCCGGGCCGAAAAGCCAGGGCAGCCTCAGTATCATGTACCTCCTCGCCTTCATGCTCGTCTGGCCCATCCTGGGAACGTTCAATCTCATGCTGCCGTTGCAGGCCCTTGCCAACGGCGAGAGCATGCTCGCCGTCGGAATCATGGACATGTTCCTCGGCATCGGAATGGCTGTCGCAGGAACCTTCCTGCATCGTCTGACGAAGAGCCTGGGGTCCTGGGTGCTGGTGGGAGCCGCTCTTGCCGTGGCCGCGGCGATGGCGCTCTGGCTCTCCGTCCCGGTGTTCGGAGCGCCGCAGATGGTCGCCATCTTCGCCCTCGGATGCGCCTTCGGCTCCATGAGAGTGCTCCTTCGCGCGGAGGCGGCTTCGGCTTTCTCGCCACGACAGGTCGGTGCGATCGTGGCGAACGCCAACGCCTCCTCACTCGTGCTGTTGGCCGCGGTCCTGGCGTGCGGAAGGTACTTCTCCACCCACATCTGGCTGGCCCCGTTCGCACTGACACTGCTGCTTGTCCTCGCGTTCCACGGAATTCGCAAGGTCCAGAGCAGTCGACTCATACCGATCGAGGTGTCCGAATGACAGTGCTCACCGATTCCCGAGGCGTTCCGCATCTTGTCGACCAGCCGTCGGACATGGAGCTCGTCGAGAGTGCGATCGTGCAACTGGTCTCCATGAAACTGGACCACGAACGATGTCGTCCGTCCGCTCGGCCCACCCCGCCCGTCGCACTCCAGCTGATGCTCGCCGTAGACCTTCTGAGCTCCATGGAGCGGCCGGCGGTCATGCAGGCCGCGACAATCCACGCCTCCCTCCTCGAGACCGGCCTGGCCGAGCCCCGGACCATTGCAATGCTCTCCGCCATCGGTTCCTGGGCTGAGGGAGATCTGATCGCCGCCCGAGACAGCTTCCAGAGCATCGTCGACACGTATCCCGGGGATGCCGTGTCGGTCTTCACCGTGCACATGCTGGACTTCTACCTCGGCGACGCACCGCACATGCTGGCGTCGACGGCGGAGGCCATCGAGGTCTTCACGGCCGATGACCCGGTCATCGGCTACCTGAACGGGCTGTACGCGTTCGCACTTGAGGAGAACGGCCTGATCCCGGCCGCGATCGAACGCTGTCGGACCGCCCTCGCACTCAACCCCGACGACATCTACGCGATGCACGCGATGGTGCACTGCCTCTACGAGACAGGTCGCCACGAGGAGGGCTCCCGGTACATCCGGGAGTACATGCGCGGCCGGAACGGCTCGACCCCCATGCGTATCCACATCTGGTGGCACTACGCGTTGTTCGAGCTCTACGCCGACAACATCAAGGAAGTACTGGCGTGTTACCGCGTCGGCATCCGCAGGAAGACGTCACTGCGGTCGGCCGAGGACCTCGACGCCGTCACGCTCCTCTGGCGTCTCGCCCTCGTCCGACCGTCGCTGGACCTCTCCGCCTACTGGCGGTCACTCTTCCAGGACTGGGAGCCCTACCTGGAGGAGAGCTGGTATCTCTTCAACGACTTCCACGCGTACATCACCTACTGCCAGGTCGGGGAATACGGCCGTGCCGACTCGCTTCTGGCAGCGGCCCGGGCACGCGACAAGGAGTTGTCCGAGGAAATGGTCGACATATTCCTCGGCTTCCGGTCCTTCACCACTGGCGACTACGCCGACGCCTCGGCCCGGCTGGCCGGCTCGTTCCGTCGTGCGTTTCCGATGGGTGGCAGCAACGCTCAGCGCGACGTCATCGAGCTCACCGGAATCGAAGCCGCTCTTCGCTGCCAGAACTACGAAGTCGCGCGGGACATTCGCGACTTCGGCCGGATCTTCCGGCATCAGGGCCCGGTAGTCCAGGCGTACGAAGACCGTCTGGCGGCTCTGCGCACATCCGAACACCACACGCAGCACGACACACAGGGGGTACTGAAGTGAGCTACTACCAGGCGATTCTCGACGAAGCCACGCCCGAGGGTACGCAGCTGGCCGAGATCAAACTCGCCGACCGAACCACCGTCTGGCAGCTGGACAGCTCGTCCGGCTTCGCCGCCAAGGTGACCCGGGGACGAGCAGCGCTCTTCATATGTGAGAAGACCGCCGCGCTCACACTGGACACGCTGAAGGAGTGTTGTGCGCCCTTCGGGGTCGGCGAGCCGGTCGAGTGCGACGAGTCGCAGTACATTCTTGCGATCGGGCTGCTCGACGACACCACGCTCATGGTGCTGGGCGCGGCGACGGACGTCACGGCCTCGCCGGCAGAGTTCTCGCCCACCAGCGACGACGTACGGAGCATCGTCGGCTCGATCGGCGACTACTACTACGGCTACGAGGACCGCTACCGAACCGTGTACGAGAACGGCGCTGAGCTGTGGGAGTCGGCGGAGCCGAACGCCTCACTCCTCCAGATACTCCGGGAGCGACCGGACGTCTTCTCCGGACAGATCATCGACCTGGGATGCGGTGAGGGACGCGACTCCCTGTACCTGTTGTCGCAGGGACACGACGTCGTCTCGGTCGATGTGTCGCACTCGGCTCTGACTCGCGCGCGTGAGCTGGCCACCGCCGCCAACCTGGATACCTCGGGGTTCGTGGAGCGCGACATCATCTATCTTCGCGGCTTCGGTGAGAGCAGCTTCGACCTCGCCATGAACATGGGCTGCCTCCACATGCTTGTCGACGAGGAGCAGCGCGGCAGTCACATCTCCCGTGTCTTCGACATCCTTCGCCCAGGCGGTCACTTCATCGTGGACCACTGCGCGAGCGAGTGGGGGAAGGGCTTCTTCTCCATTCCGGACTACACAGAGGTCGCTGACGAAC encodes the following:
- a CDS encoding ATP-grasp domain-containing protein, which produces MRKPNRTFDNMLSADPKDSDSLLRAIHEQSAQGWHPRMIIPLNDWTVDSANTVNRALGLGGLDATTVTNARNKYAMKQTFLAAGVQAPDSRLVQSEQELLDAIESVGLPVVIKPYDFGGSGGVVLATTREEAVAGLAESKAVIAQYGSSFNILGDKYLVEQFIDSDEEVSVEVLCGAGRAQVLAVTEKYLSPRPWFAEVAHLVPSHRTGDPVLTDLAVRACTALGIDRGLAHVEIKFDPDGTAWVIEVAARPGGDGIMDQVERVYSLNPYRLHVGSYLGSDLLDVVVGAVPTRTSAIAFLKAAPGRIQDILDGKPLPPEVRSINISAKQGDLSQAAKNWSTREGLVELEWDELFSEKTLLPVTMANELSDQIFVSGETVSE
- a CDS encoding class I SAM-dependent methyltransferase, yielding MSYYQAILDEATPEGTQLAEIKLADRTTVWQLDSSSGFAAKVTRGRAALFICEKTAALTLDTLKECCAPFGVGEPVECDESQYILAIGLLDDTTLMVLGAATDVTASPAEFSPTSDDVRSIVGSIGDYYYGYEDRYRTVYENGAELWESAEPNASLLQILRERPDVFSGQIIDLGCGEGRDSLYLLSQGHDVVSVDVSHSALTRARELATAANLDTSGFVERDIIYLRGFGESSFDLAMNMGCLHMLVDEEQRGSHISRVFDILRPGGHFIVDHCASEWGKGFFSIPDYTEVADELVPGRVISRRIRVADGEKNIGLEVLPFSERSGDALAAEISRYGFSLVSTTRTDTEAFGSSTMLLFQKPEGRERTS
- a CDS encoding MFS transporter; its protein translation is MTRYTLYSGLYRFFNGVVLLLLNWHIASSQGGGYDALAISTALSFVPAVFVPPLIRFCPIAGGARMTAAGLSGVSLTLLLMAAVYDHVHVVVALNFVLWIFFFFLESTWEIWFNDEASGLDDVVLRKHSSLTMTVNQVALMVGPLFAPLFTRVIRAEWVVVVCAVLFAAVAVMSLGSHRTATSTEQTPQEAGPKSQGSLSIMYLLAFMLVWPILGTFNLMLPLQALANGESMLAVGIMDMFLGIGMAVAGTFLHRLTKSLGSWVLVGAALAVAAAMALWLSVPVFGAPQMVAIFALGCAFGSMRVLLRAEAASAFSPRQVGAIVANANASSLVLLAAVLACGRYFSTHIWLAPFALTLLLVLAFHGIRKVQSSRLIPIEVSE